Proteins encoded in a region of the Mycolicibacterium duvalii genome:
- a CDS encoding DUF1707 SHOCT-like domain-containing protein gives MASGSSRRRTSWTRAKDSDRNQTCEILDTALADGQLSMTEHGERVKTATTATTLGQLQDLVSDLQTDRKLDVPVITKIVNRSVPAWRAGWGIKAAIAAVLVLFGVAIGWGLYGNTSSPLDFTSDPGAKDDGITATVLTAPRQLQSLGGFTGLFEQMRKKFGSTMGYELDIHSDVAYLDRPDPQDNRRSLSYQYRGGWGVPTGSPSTVDADDRLVDLSAFDFEKTLAVLRGAPETVGIARADVTDTWLRVSPAEDPATPEAVTVEIIVNSDFGTGRIELYADASTLAVWPANR, from the coding sequence GTGGCTTCGGGCAGCTCAAGACGGCGAACGTCATGGACACGCGCCAAGGACAGCGACCGCAACCAGACGTGCGAGATCCTCGACACCGCGCTGGCCGACGGGCAGCTGTCGATGACCGAGCACGGCGAGCGGGTCAAGACCGCCACCACCGCCACCACCCTGGGTCAACTCCAGGACCTGGTGTCGGACCTGCAGACCGATCGGAAACTCGACGTCCCGGTCATCACCAAGATCGTCAACCGCAGCGTTCCGGCATGGCGGGCCGGCTGGGGCATCAAGGCCGCCATCGCCGCCGTGCTGGTGCTGTTCGGGGTCGCGATCGGCTGGGGCCTCTACGGCAACACGTCCTCGCCGCTGGACTTCACCTCCGACCCCGGCGCCAAGGACGACGGCATCACCGCCACGGTGCTCACCGCGCCCCGCCAACTGCAGTCCCTGGGCGGGTTCACCGGCCTCTTCGAACAGATGCGCAAGAAGTTCGGCAGCACCATGGGCTACGAACTCGACATCCACTCCGACGTCGCCTATCTGGACCGTCCCGACCCGCAGGACAACCGGCGCAGCCTGTCCTACCAGTACCGGGGCGGCTGGGGCGTGCCGACCGGGTCCCCGAGCACGGTCGACGCCGACGACCGGCTGGTGGACCTGTCCGCGTTCGACTTCGAGAAGACGCTCGCTGTCCTGCGCGGCGCCCCGGAGACCGTCGGCATCGCCCGCGCCGACGTCACCGACACCTGGCTGCGCGTCAGCCCCGCCGAAGACCCCGCCACCCCCGAAGCCGTCACCGTCGAGATCATCGTCAACAGCGACTTCGGCACGGGCCGGATCGAGCTCTACGCGGACGCCAGCACGCTGGCGGTCTGGCCCGCGAACCGCTGA
- a CDS encoding DUF5318 domain-containing protein produces MRLQRQVVDYALRRRSLLAEVYSGRTGVSEVCDANPYLLRAAKFHGKPSSVMCPICRKEQLTLVSWVFGDHLGAVSGSARTAEELVLLATRFDEFSVHVVEVCRTCSWNHLVKSYVLGAVPPPKGSGRPRRTGTARTNARTASE; encoded by the coding sequence GTGCGATTGCAGCGACAGGTCGTGGACTACGCCTTGCGGCGGCGGTCCCTGCTCGCGGAGGTCTACTCCGGGCGCACCGGCGTCAGCGAGGTCTGCGACGCCAATCCCTATCTGCTGCGCGCCGCCAAATTCCACGGCAAGCCCAGCTCGGTGATGTGCCCGATCTGCCGCAAGGAACAGTTGACGCTGGTGTCGTGGGTGTTCGGCGATCATCTGGGCGCGGTCTCGGGTTCGGCCCGCACCGCAGAAGAGTTGGTCCTGCTCGCGACCCGTTTCGACGAGTTCTCCGTCCATGTGGTGGAGGTGTGCCGCACGTGCAGCTGGAATCACCTGGTCAAGTCCTACGTGCTCGGAGCGGTGCCGCCGCCCAAGGGTTCGGGCCGACCCCGTCGCACCGGGACCGCGCGCACGAACGCGCGGACGGCCAGTGAATAA
- a CDS encoding transglycosylase domain-containing protein — MNNPDKGGRHHRSGNDPRDGRKADGGARPEQPRPQNPRPEPPRREPPPRRHGDAERRPPESPRRPRPGAPDDRRTTVLPPVRDEPPGQLRDPIDAVKRALDGRPPKPPSPPPPGRPPTGGGGPSGGGPSDRPPSLRQQLNWTWLRRGLIAMVAVLIVLPMVTFGMAYLIVDVPGPGDIRTAQVSTILASDGSEIAKIVPPEGNRVDVSIDQIPVHVRDAVMAAEDRDFYSNPGFSLTGFLRATKNNIFGGDLQGGSTITQQYVKNALVGDARSGVGGLIRKAKELVISTKMSGEWSKDQVLESYLNIIYFGRGAYGVAAASRAYFAKPVEELTVAEGALLAALIQLPSVLDPAVDPEGANRRWQWVLDGMVEIGALSPQDRAAQVFPATIPPDVATTQNQTTGPNGLIERQVITELLNLFNISEQTLNTEGLQITTTIDPQAQSAAVDAVEEYLEGQDPDMRAAVVSIDPKTGGVKAYYGGSDANGFDYAQAGLPTGSSFKVFALVAALEQGMGLGYQVDSSPLSVNGIEIGNVEGSSCGRCNIAEALKRSLNTSYYRLMLELENGPADVADAAHRAGIAESFPGVEHTLSEDGEGGPPNNGVVLGQYQSRVIDMASAYATLAASGIYRTPHFVQKVVNREGTVLFDAGAEDNSGERRIDSDVADNVTAAMQPIAAYSNGHALAGGRPSAAKTGTNQLGDTGANRDAWMVGFTPSLSTAVWVGTSEGTKPLENQWGSPVYGSGLPSDIWKATMDGALEGTDDESFPKPAEIGGYAGVPAPPPPPPTTTAPPTPSETVIQPTLEIAPGITIPWGPPTTVPAQPPPNGVPPSPDGIAPPPPPGPPAPGAPPAPGAPPAPVAPGAPPPPGLPPPPPPP, encoded by the coding sequence GTGAATAACCCGGACAAGGGCGGGCGCCACCACCGGTCGGGCAACGACCCGCGTGACGGACGCAAGGCCGACGGCGGCGCCCGGCCGGAGCAGCCGCGGCCCCAGAATCCGCGACCGGAACCGCCGCGCCGCGAGCCGCCGCCCCGGCGCCACGGCGACGCCGAGCGCCGGCCCCCCGAGTCTCCCCGGCGCCCCCGGCCGGGCGCCCCCGACGACCGGCGGACCACCGTGCTGCCGCCGGTGCGCGACGAGCCCCCCGGCCAGCTGCGCGACCCGATCGATGCGGTCAAGCGTGCGCTCGACGGCCGCCCGCCCAAACCTCCGTCGCCCCCACCGCCCGGCCGGCCGCCGACCGGTGGCGGCGGCCCCTCCGGGGGCGGTCCGTCCGACCGGCCCCCGAGCCTGCGACAGCAGTTGAACTGGACGTGGCTGCGGCGCGGTCTGATCGCGATGGTGGCGGTACTGATCGTGCTGCCGATGGTCACGTTCGGCATGGCCTACCTGATCGTCGACGTCCCCGGCCCGGGTGACATCCGCACCGCGCAGGTGTCGACGATCCTGGCCAGCGACGGCAGTGAGATCGCCAAGATCGTTCCGCCGGAAGGCAACCGCGTCGACGTCAGCATCGACCAGATCCCGGTGCACGTCCGCGACGCGGTGATGGCCGCCGAGGACCGCGACTTCTACTCCAATCCCGGCTTCTCGCTGACCGGGTTCCTGCGGGCGACGAAGAACAACATCTTCGGCGGCGACCTGCAGGGCGGGTCGACGATCACCCAGCAGTACGTCAAGAACGCGTTGGTCGGCGATGCCCGGTCGGGCGTCGGCGGCCTGATCCGGAAAGCCAAGGAGCTGGTCATCTCGACGAAGATGTCCGGCGAATGGTCCAAGGATCAGGTGCTCGAGTCCTACCTGAACATCATCTACTTCGGCCGCGGCGCCTACGGGGTCGCGGCAGCCTCGCGGGCCTACTTCGCCAAACCCGTCGAAGAGCTCACGGTCGCCGAGGGTGCGCTGCTGGCCGCGTTGATCCAGCTGCCGTCGGTGCTCGACCCGGCCGTGGATCCCGAGGGTGCGAACCGCCGCTGGCAGTGGGTGCTCGACGGGATGGTCGAGATCGGCGCCCTGTCGCCGCAGGATCGCGCCGCGCAGGTGTTCCCGGCGACCATCCCACCCGACGTGGCCACCACGCAGAACCAGACCACCGGGCCCAACGGGCTGATCGAGCGGCAGGTGATCACCGAGCTGCTCAACCTGTTCAACATCAGCGAGCAGACGCTGAACACCGAGGGCCTGCAGATCACCACGACCATCGACCCGCAGGCCCAGTCCGCGGCCGTCGACGCCGTCGAGGAGTATCTCGAGGGGCAGGACCCGGACATGCGCGCCGCGGTGGTGTCCATCGACCCCAAGACCGGCGGGGTGAAGGCGTACTACGGCGGGTCCGACGCCAACGGCTTCGACTATGCGCAGGCCGGCCTGCCCACCGGGTCGTCGTTCAAGGTCTTCGCGCTGGTCGCCGCGCTGGAGCAGGGCATGGGCCTGGGCTACCAGGTGGACAGCTCGCCACTGAGCGTCAACGGCATCGAGATCGGCAACGTCGAAGGCAGCAGCTGCGGCCGGTGCAACATCGCCGAGGCGCTGAAGCGCTCGCTGAACACCAGCTACTACCGGCTGATGCTGGAACTGGAGAACGGTCCCGCCGACGTCGCCGACGCCGCCCACCGGGCGGGTATCGCCGAGAGCTTCCCCGGGGTCGAGCACACGCTGTCCGAAGACGGTGAGGGCGGACCGCCGAACAACGGCGTGGTGCTCGGGCAGTACCAGTCCCGCGTGATCGACATGGCCTCGGCCTACGCGACGCTGGCCGCCTCGGGCATCTACCGCACGCCGCACTTCGTGCAGAAGGTGGTCAACCGCGAGGGCACGGTGCTCTTCGACGCCGGAGCGGAGGACAACTCCGGCGAACGGCGCATCGACTCCGACGTCGCCGACAACGTCACCGCCGCGATGCAGCCCATCGCCGCCTACTCCAACGGCCACGCGCTGGCCGGGGGCCGGCCGTCGGCGGCCAAGACCGGCACCAACCAGCTCGGCGACACCGGCGCCAACCGGGATGCCTGGATGGTCGGCTTCACCCCGTCGCTGTCCACGGCGGTGTGGGTCGGCACCAGCGAGGGCACCAAACCGCTGGAGAACCAGTGGGGTTCACCGGTGTACGGCTCCGGGCTGCCCAGCGACATCTGGAAGGCCACCATGGACGGCGCCCTCGAGGGCACCGATGACGAGTCCTTCCCCAAGCCGGCCGAGATCGGCGGCTACGCGGGGGTGCCGGCGCCTCCGCCGCCCCCGCCGACCACGACCGCACCACCCACCCCGTCGGAGACGGTGATCCAGCCGACGCTCGAGATCGCCCCCGGCATCACGATTCCGTGGGGTCCGCCGACGACGGTGCCCGCGCAGCCGCCCCCCAACGGGGTGCCGCCAAGTCCCGATGGCATCGCCCCGCCGCCGCCACCCGGCCCGCCCGCGCCCGGCGCACCGCCGGCGCCCGGCGCGCCCCCGGCCCCCGTGGCTCCCGGTGCCCCGCCGCCGCCCGGATTGCCGCCCCCGCCGCCGCCCCCGTGA
- a CDS encoding glycosyltransferase family 87 protein: MTAGADSPGPVAGLDSPAPPAGDTRSLDDRDCPSRTDTLGAALSETVGGPVGRHALIGRSRFWTPLRVMFVIALIFLALGYSTKAACLQTTGTGTADQRVGNWENNRAYYQLCYSDTVPLYTAELLHLGKFPYKSSWVETDAQGNPHTTYDGRPAVRYMEYPVLTGLYQYVSMTLAKTYTALTKLVSAPIVAEVVMFFNIAAFGLALAWLTTVWATAMLAGPRRIWDAALVAASPIVVFQIFTNFDALATAFAAGALLAWARRRPALAGVLIGLGVAAKLYPLLLLIPLALLAVRTGRLREVGKTAATAVLAWLVVNLPIMVLFPRGWSEFFRLNTRRGDDMDSIYNVIKSFTGWQGFDPGLGFWEPPTVLNMFSAALFAACCIAIGYIALTAPRRPRVAQVAFLVVALFLLTNKVWSPQFSLWLVPLAVLALPHRRILLAWMTIDMLVWVPRMLYLYGEQNRGLPEQWFTATVLLRDLAVLTLCALVVRQIYRPALDLVRGAGVDDPAGGVFDRAPDAPPRWLPDWLRPRPRAISACSSSPSDENHAELAAR, from the coding sequence GTGACGGCCGGCGCTGATTCGCCGGGCCCTGTTGCCGGGCTGGATTCGCCGGCTCCGCCCGCGGGCGACACCCGGAGCCTCGACGACCGCGACTGCCCCAGCCGCACCGACACTCTCGGCGCCGCGCTGTCGGAAACCGTGGGCGGCCCGGTCGGCCGGCACGCGCTGATCGGGCGCAGCCGCTTCTGGACGCCGCTGCGGGTGATGTTCGTCATCGCGCTGATCTTTCTGGCGCTCGGCTACTCGACCAAGGCCGCGTGCCTGCAGACCACCGGCACCGGCACCGCCGACCAGCGCGTCGGCAACTGGGAGAACAACCGCGCCTACTACCAGCTCTGCTACTCCGATACCGTGCCGCTCTACACCGCCGAGCTGCTGCACCTCGGCAAGTTCCCGTACAAGTCCAGCTGGGTGGAGACCGACGCGCAGGGCAACCCGCACACCACCTACGACGGCCGGCCCGCCGTGCGCTACATGGAGTATCCGGTGCTCACCGGCCTCTACCAGTACGTGTCGATGACGTTGGCGAAAACGTATACCGCACTGACGAAGCTGGTTTCGGCGCCGATCGTGGCCGAGGTGGTGATGTTCTTCAACATCGCCGCGTTCGGATTGGCCCTGGCGTGGCTGACGACGGTGTGGGCGACGGCGATGCTGGCCGGCCCACGACGCATCTGGGACGCGGCGCTGGTGGCGGCCTCACCCATCGTCGTCTTCCAGATCTTCACCAACTTCGATGCGCTGGCAACAGCTTTCGCCGCGGGCGCGCTGCTGGCCTGGGCGCGCCGAAGACCCGCGCTGGCCGGGGTGCTGATCGGTCTGGGTGTGGCGGCCAAACTGTATCCGCTGCTGCTGCTGATCCCGTTGGCGCTGTTGGCCGTTCGCACCGGCCGGCTACGGGAGGTCGGCAAGACCGCGGCGACGGCGGTGCTCGCCTGGCTGGTGGTGAACCTGCCGATCATGGTGCTGTTCCCGCGCGGGTGGTCGGAGTTCTTCCGGCTCAACACCCGGCGCGGCGACGACATGGACTCGATCTACAACGTGATCAAGTCGTTCACCGGCTGGCAGGGTTTCGACCCCGGCCTCGGATTCTGGGAACCACCAACGGTGCTGAACATGTTCAGCGCGGCTCTGTTCGCCGCCTGCTGCATCGCGATCGGCTACATCGCGCTGACCGCGCCCCGCCGCCCGCGGGTGGCGCAGGTGGCGTTCCTGGTGGTGGCGTTGTTCCTGCTGACCAACAAGGTGTGGAGCCCGCAGTTCTCGCTGTGGCTGGTGCCGCTGGCGGTGCTGGCGTTGCCGCACCGGCGGATCCTGCTGGCGTGGATGACCATCGACATGCTGGTGTGGGTGCCACGGATGCTGTACCTCTACGGCGAGCAGAACCGCGGCCTGCCCGAGCAGTGGTTCACCGCCACGGTGCTGCTGCGCGATCTCGCGGTGCTCACGCTGTGCGCGCTGGTGGTGCGCCAGATCTACCGGCCCGCGCTGGACCTGGTGCGCGGGGCCGGGGTCGACGATCCCGCCGGCGGGGTGTTCGACCGGGCTCCCGATGCGCCGCCGCGCTGGCTGCCGGACTGGCTGCGGCCGCGCCCACGCGCGATTTCGGCGTGCTCGTCGTCGCCCAGCGACGAGAATCACGCCGAACTCGCAGCCCGGTGA
- the rpsF gene encoding 30S ribosomal protein S6 gives MRPYEIMVILDPTLDERTVAPSLETFLNVIRKDGGSVDKVDIWGRRRLAYEIAKHAEGIYAVVDVKAEPATVSELDRQLNLNESVLRTKVMRTDKH, from the coding sequence ATGCGTCCATACGAAATCATGGTCATTCTCGACCCCACTCTCGACGAGCGCACTGTCGCACCGTCGTTGGAGACGTTCCTGAACGTCATCCGCAAGGACGGCGGCTCGGTCGACAAGGTCGACATCTGGGGCCGGCGGCGCCTGGCCTACGAGATCGCCAAGCATGCCGAGGGCATCTACGCGGTGGTCGACGTGAAGGCCGAGCCGGCCACGGTGTCCGAGCTCGACCGTCAGCTCAACCTCAACGAGTCCGTGCTGCGGACAAAGGTGATGCGGACCGACAAGCACTAA
- a CDS encoding single-stranded DNA-binding protein, with the protein MAGDTIITVVGNLTADPELRFTPSGAAVANFTVASTPRMFDRQTNEWKDGEALFLRCNIWREAAENVAESLTRGSRVIVQGRLKQRSFETREGEKRTVVELEVDEIGPSLKYATAKVNKASRSGGGGGGFGGGGGGGSRAAAASGGGGQAEDPWGSAPASGSFGGADDEPPF; encoded by the coding sequence GTGGCTGGTGACACCATCATCACCGTCGTCGGAAACCTGACCGCCGATCCCGAATTGCGGTTCACGCCGTCGGGTGCGGCCGTCGCGAACTTCACCGTCGCGTCGACGCCCCGGATGTTCGACCGTCAGACCAATGAGTGGAAGGACGGCGAAGCGCTGTTCCTGCGCTGCAACATCTGGCGTGAGGCGGCCGAGAACGTCGCCGAGAGCCTGACCCGCGGGTCGCGCGTGATCGTGCAGGGCCGGCTCAAGCAGCGGTCCTTCGAGACCCGCGAGGGCGAGAAGCGCACCGTGGTCGAACTCGAGGTCGATGAGATCGGGCCGTCGCTCAAGTACGCCACGGCCAAGGTCAACAAGGCCAGCCGTAGCGGCGGCGGTGGCGGCGGGTTCGGTGGCGGCGGTGGCGGCGGATCGCGTGCCGCGGCGGCGAGTGGCGGCGGCGGACAGGCCGAGGACCCGTGGGGCAGCGCGCCCGCATCGGGTTCGTTCGGCGGCGCCGACGACGAGCCGCCCTTCTAG
- the rpsR gene encoding 30S ribosomal protein S18, with product MAKSTKRRPAPEKPVKTRKCVFCSKKGQDIDYKDTALLRTYISERGKIRARRVTGNCVQHQRDIAIAVKNAREVALLPFSSSAR from the coding sequence ATGGCGAAATCCACCAAGCGTCGCCCGGCACCGGAGAAGCCGGTCAAGACGCGCAAGTGCGTGTTCTGCTCCAAGAAGGGGCAGGACATCGACTATAAGGACACCGCGCTGCTGCGTACCTACATCAGCGAGCGGGGCAAGATCCGTGCCCGCCGGGTCACCGGCAATTGCGTTCAGCACCAGCGTGATATCGCGATCGCGGTGAAGAACGCCCGCGAGGTCGCGCTGCTGCCGTTCAGCTCGTCGGCGCGTTGA
- the rplI gene encoding 50S ribosomal protein L9 gives MKLILTAEVENLGTAGDTVEVKDGYGRNYLLPRGLAIVATRGAQRQADDIRRAQELKGVKSLEHANELKQAIEALEGVELTVKTAGDSGKLFGSVTAADVVSAIKKAGGPNLEKRTVHLPKAHIKNTGTHDVTVRLHPDVNATVSLSVVAG, from the coding sequence ATGAAACTGATTCTGACCGCCGAGGTGGAGAACCTCGGGACGGCCGGTGACACGGTCGAGGTGAAGGACGGCTACGGCCGCAACTACCTGCTGCCGCGCGGCCTGGCCATTGTGGCCACCCGCGGCGCGCAGCGCCAGGCCGACGACATCCGCCGGGCCCAGGAGCTCAAGGGTGTCAAGAGCCTCGAGCACGCCAACGAGCTCAAGCAGGCCATCGAGGCCCTCGAGGGCGTGGAGCTGACCGTCAAGACCGCCGGTGACTCGGGCAAGCTGTTCGGCTCGGTCACCGCGGCCGACGTGGTCTCGGCCATCAAGAAGGCCGGCGGACCGAACCTCGAGAAGCGCACCGTGCACCTGCCCAAGGCGCACATCAAGAACACCGGCACCCACGACGTCACGGTGCGTCTGCACCCGGATGTGAACGCGACGGTGTCACTGAGCGTGGTTGCCGGCTAG